The stretch of DNA CATGGTGATTTGCACGAAACCGTCTATATGCATCAGCCCCTTGGGTACAAGGACAAGCGATATCCTGATCACGTTTGCTTGCTCCGAAAGTCTCTTTACGGGCTAAAGCAAGCCCCTCGGGCATGGTATACTCGTTTTGCGAATTTTGTCAATACTATCGGGTTTGTTCACAGTAAATGCGATCATTCACTGTTCATATATCGAGATGCAGGTGGTCATTCGGCTTTTATTTtactttatgttgatgacataattTTAGCCGCTTCTTCCGAGACACTTCGCACTTCTATCATGGCAAAGCTTGGTACTGAGTTTGCAATGAAGGACCTTGGTCCTCTTAGCTATTTTCTTGGTATTGCTGTGACTCGGTCCTCTTACGGTCTCCATTTATCTCAACATAAATATGCCGCAGAAATTGTGGAAAGGGCAGGCATGTCCAATCGCAAAGCCGCACTACACCAAAGGGACACGAAAATGAAAATTGAGCTCCACGGTCAGTTCCCCTTTTCATGATCCTACTCTTTATCGTAGCTTGGCAGGTGCTTTGCAATACCTCACGTTCACTCGACCCGATATTGCATACGCCGTTCAACAAGTTTGTCTGTTTATGCACAATCCGATGGACAGCCACATGAATGCGTTAAAACGCATCATTCGCTACATTCAAGGAACACTTCGACATGGGTTATGGTTGACTCCTTCCTCACCCACGGCTCTCACCACTTACACCGACGCAGATTGGGCCGGTTGTCCGGACACTAGGCGCTCTACCAGTGGTTACTGTGTGTTTTTAGGCGATAATTTGGTCTCTTGGGCCTCTAAACGACAACCTACGGTTTCTCGGTCCAGTGCCGAGGCTGAGTACCGCGGTGTAGCAAATGTGGTTTCGGAATCTTGTTGGTTGCGAAACTTACTCGTTGAACTTCATCATCCCCTTCATAAGGCAACTATCGTCTACTGTGACAACATTAGTGCCATTTATCTTGCTAAGAATCCCGTCCAACATCAACGAACAAAACATATTGAGATTGACATTCACTTTGTTCGGGAAAAAGTGAGTAAAGGTGACGTACGGGTTCATCATGTGCCAACTCGTTCACAGTTGGCCGATATTTTCACCAAAGGTCTTCCGTCTGTTCTCTTTACCGATTTTCGAAATAGTCTCAGCGTTCGCCTTCCTCCCGATTCGACTACGGGGGAGTGTTAGAATATATGATTTATATTTAGTATATAAATCATTTATATATTAGTGTATATGTTTGTTATTATCTTCCTTAATTAGTGGTAGCTAATTATGTATATTGTAGATATTGTTTCCTAATTATTAGGCTCCCTATTGTACATATACTCAGTTTAATATTGAATGCAAGGCAAGCACAATATTCCTTCACCACCAaatattttcttcaacttcttCACCTGTTTAGCATCCAACAAAGTGATCTTCTCGATCACATTCGTAGGCAAATCGTTTCCAAACAGAGAAACGGTAGTAGTTTGGAAACCAGGATTAGCACTGTTCAAGCTTACAAATGCAAGAGCTGGTTTTTTACCCACATTTACTTGAAAATGTAACATACTTTGTGGGAATATCATTATGTCACCTTTATTTAATTTCTTAAAGTAGGCAACATTATTTTCGTCAATAAACCCAGAAATAATTGGACCATCAATTACCAAAATAAGCTCCGATACACGATGACTGTGGATCGGGACTACTCCACCCACACCTAGGTCGAGCCGGGTCATAGACAGGCCCAACCCGTTTAAAGCTGGGAATGTTGTGTCGACTGCAAAAGTCGCACCGAGTTTGAAGATGTTATTCGTGTCTCCACGAACACCTAATCCTGAGTAAACAAAGTCGTCAACTGTTAAATTTGTCGGATTCTTACATGGAAATCCGGCAGGTCCCTTGGGGAATTGATAGTCTGCTACGCAGAAGTCGACGACTGAGGTGGCAGTTGATACCGTAAAAAGGACTAGGACTGACAATAGGAACACAACTCTCGATATTGCCATATTTTTGGTCTTATAGAGCTAAAGATCTTTCAATGTATGTATGTGTGTTTGGGTCTGATTTGTGTTAATCTTGCCGTCTCCTTACGTGAACATTATTTTTAAAGCACAACTAAGCCTCAACTGCATTATTTAGATCATATACAGCGTCAGAGCGTTTAATATAATACTTGTTGGCATATTTTTTAATCTATGAGTACAAGACTGTTGAATTGTTGAATATTAAATGAGACTGcagttaatagatcctacaaccagttgtactcagttgtatgctctagaactcgagctatataataaagttttcgagttttgttttaaagaaatcgagctataccataaaatttctgaactcactcacttaaacataaaaaaaattaattttaagaaagctcaaaaaaattacacataagctcgataagttataacttggttgtatgatgctattataccactggaggtataatgttatttgtgaTGAGACAGAGTAAACGGTAATCGTAACAATGGAAACCAATCAATCCGTATTAATGGTGTATTCATGTTTGTTCGAAGCGGAGTGCTACCagttagacaaaaaaaaaaaaaaaaaagagaccaAGTCCAATAATCAATATAGTATTCCAAAGACGATGAGGTAAAGGTGAGTTTCCTGTGCCTAGTACGGCTATGGTTTGTTGATTAAAAACTACAAGTAAGCATAGATTTACAAGTATAACAATATTGCGTTAAGGTCTAAAAAAAAGGACGACATAAACTATTTTGGCCTGGATTCTAACTTTGACCTGATCCGTATTCAATCGACTCGTATTGTGAATTGTGATCCAACTCGTATGGCCCGAGCCTCCTACTCCGTATAACTGGCTTAATTAGAGATTCACGTTTATATTCCTACTCCGTATTCACGTTTATACTCCCAATATAATTGGTCTCACTTAAGACGGGTATATCAGTTTCAAAAATATAACAAGTTAAATAATACTGCCTCGCTTGGCTAGATAATACTCCGTACAATTATTTTGCTAGTATTTAAAAACTTTAATTTTGTCTTAATTTAACCCTTCTTAACATTAAGACAATTTATACTCGTTATACTTTCGGCTAAAGTGTAATAAAAATAAACTCGTAAATATATGGTAACCTTAATTCACTGTTCTAGGCCGAATATCAAACTTGTTCATAATCAGGTTATGAACTATAAACCCTAACTTTAACATTGTGTCCACATTCCACAACCATCCACAATTCCGTTCTCTATTTATGTACCCTCTCTCCCTTCATCTCTCCCTCAATGACTCTATTCTGTCTCAACTCCACATGCAATACTTTGTCCCTCTCATTGCTTGTATACCCAACTTTATCTCCCTCCTTCAATCACATATAATTTTCTGAAATAAATTCAATTTTATCTTTACTAAAACAATTTTAGTATTATAAAATATTGcgaaaaataaaaaaaggttagaTAATATTCTAAATTTTCTCTAACTTTTTATTGTAACATAATTTTTTCCTTGCTTATGTATATTTTAAAGGataaaataatttttattttttaaaggaAAATGATAAAGGTactaaaaaaggaaagaaaaacttAAATTAAACATTAATGACATCAATTTACGCGTAATTGTGTCATAAATTCCTAATTTAATTCCATTTTAGGAAGTAATTTAGTTCTTAAATACAGCCCTAAGGGCTGTATTTATAATTACCGTTTTTTAAATATAAAAATATATGTTTTTTTAGATTTATGTTAAAGTCAAAGTTTTATACATTTTTGAGTTTATAAATATTCAACTTTGTTACATGCCTTTTATAAAACATATCTGGTTAATTTTTTCAAGATTCATTATTTTTTTCCAAAAAGTATGTCATTGGACTTGTGAATTTGATATAATTCTtactttgtatttttttttttttttttcaagattCATTATTTTTTTCCAAAAAGTATGTCATTGGACTTGTAAATTTGATATAAttcttactttgtattttattttttgtttttttattaatttttaacaCTGTAATATCGTAAAAAGTGATTTAAGAGATTTAATCATATACCTGAATGTGTGTACATCTAAAATTTAGGTAATTATTCAAGTTGCCGTAATcttatcttatctatattaatgcaAAAGACAATGCTCAACACAGGATGCGCCACGTCATTCAcccaatttttctttttcttttttttttttggaaaattcaGGTAATGGTAGGTCCCGTTTACGTgaaaagagtttatttctttaAATCGTCTCtgacaaacatgcgacaaattaTGTCATAGAaaatattttatgaaataaatagataatcGGCAGAAGTAAAAGTAATTGCATATAAACGTAATGAATTAAAAAtcgaaataaatgaaaataattacatataatcagactgaattacatagttaatgaaataaataaataatcggcagaagtaaaagaaattgcatataaacggaatgaattaaaaatcgaaataaatgaaagtaattacatataatcggactgaattacatagttaatgaaataaatagataatcGGCAGAAGTAAAAGAAATTTCATATaaacggaatgaattacaaatcggaataaatgaaagtaattacatataatcggactgaattacatagttactaataaaattacataattacgtgaataaattatatttacttatgggattgaataacaaataatgtgaatattttacagaaattaatgaaataattCGTCTTTGCCTTTATGCTTGACGAATATAGGTGTTCATACCTCCAAGAAACTTGGTGATTACGGAAAATACGTAACAATCAATGTCAAATCCCCGAGAACCACTatcatgaaaattttcaatttttagaataatttgcctatgttaaagttgattattaaattatatttcttttttcgggatgtaaagttttttatgtacgcaatttttatttacaatagtatattacgttatttcctcTTAACCATTACATGTGAACACGTATTTGAAACAGgtgtaaacattaattatgtagatcgctgatttagaccaactagataattacaattgaaatgcaaaaaaaaaaaaaaaaaaaaaaaacatccaaaaacattaataccggcccaaatacatacccgtgcaattttacacgggtataaaactagttttgTTGTTAAATGAACATGGTTGAATCATTAAATCTAATACATTGAACATTTAAATAATTGAGAAACCAAATACTACCAAATAATGCAATTAATTCCTATGTACATCATGGGTCctaaaaataaggaaataaaaaccGCACTTTGACTTATTGACTTTCAACCACAGAGCGTCACATAGGTTCTGTGGTTGTTTGTTTAATAAAGAGGATACTTTGACTTATTGACTTTCAACCACATAGCGTCACATAGGTTCTGTGGTTGTTTGTTTAATAAAAAGGATGGGAAATGTCAAGTGCTGGCACATACCTTTTtggaaaaaggaacatacatcggaggtattacctccaacttttttgtttttgagcatatatctatattttttgagcttatttccacaaaccttatttgtttttgagtatatgtatgtttttttttttgagcttattaaaatttataagttagattttatttttttccgtcaaaactcaaattttactGAACTTATATGTAATATTTTTGAGTATTATTGCAATTTTTTAGAGTTTAATGTTTGAGTAAG from Silene latifolia isolate original U9 population chromosome 10, ASM4854445v1, whole genome shotgun sequence encodes:
- the LOC141609345 gene encoding auxin-binding protein ABP19a-like; amino-acid sequence: MAISRVVFLLSVLVLFTVSTATSVVDFCVADYQFPKGPAGFPCKNPTNLTVDDFVYSGLGVRGDTNNIFKLGATFAVDTTFPALNGLGLSMTRLDLGVGGVVPIHSHRVSELILVIDGPIISGFIDENNVAYFKKLNKGDIMIFPQSMLHFQVNVGKKPALAFVSLNSANPGFQTTTVSLFGNDLPTNVIEKITLLDAKQVKKLKKIFGGTN